One stretch of Pseudomonas fragi DNA includes these proteins:
- the hutC gene encoding histidine utilization repressor, which produces MSKSVDDHSPLESFSIESPAPLYARVKQAITQKIRSGAWLPNSRLPSESELLTLLGVSRMTINRALRELTIEGLLVRMQGVGTFVAVPKGNAALFEIRNIAQEIADRGHVHRCEVIVLEEVAAKATPVLPFALDGVKRLFHSLMVHYENEVPVQIEERYVNAEIAPEYLQQDFTRTTAYAYLMNLAPLTGGEHEVEAIHATSAQCRLLNVKRNEPCLLIRRRTWAAQGLVGCARLVYPGSRYRLQGQCGT; this is translated from the coding sequence GTGTCCAAGTCAGTCGATGACCATTCACCCCTTGAGTCATTTTCCATTGAGAGCCCGGCGCCGCTGTATGCGCGGGTCAAGCAGGCGATCACGCAAAAAATCCGTTCCGGGGCCTGGTTGCCCAACTCCAGGCTGCCGTCCGAGAGTGAACTGCTCACCCTGTTGGGGGTGAGCCGCATGACCATCAACCGCGCATTGCGCGAGCTGACCATCGAAGGGCTGCTGGTGCGCATGCAGGGGGTGGGTACATTTGTTGCCGTGCCCAAGGGCAATGCGGCGTTGTTCGAGATTCGCAATATCGCCCAGGAAATCGCTGACCGTGGCCACGTGCATCGCTGCGAGGTGATTGTGCTCGAAGAGGTGGCGGCCAAGGCCACGCCTGTGCTGCCGTTTGCCCTGGACGGGGTCAAGCGCTTGTTCCACTCGCTGATGGTGCATTACGAAAACGAGGTGCCGGTGCAGATCGAGGAGCGCTATGTGAACGCCGAGATTGCCCCTGAGTACCTGCAACAGGACTTCACTCGAACCACGGCCTATGCCTACCTGATGAACCTGGCGCCACTGACCGGTGGCGAGCATGAGGTCGAAGCGATTCATGCCACGTCGGCGCAATGCCGGCTGTTGAACGTCAAGCGCAACGAGCCGTGCCTGCTGATTCGCCGCCGCACCTGGGCTGCCCAGGGGCTGGTAGGGTGTGCTCGGCTGGTCTACCCCGGTTCACGCTACCGCCTGCAAGGGCAGTGCGGCACCTAG
- a CDS encoding histidine phosphatase family protein translates to MNQSVWIKPRLKPYALAAIPLLLVAGAVALAVHADDVFARPVDGVQTLVFLRHAEKPADGLGQLTCQGLNRAIDLATLLPQRYGKADYVFAANPSRQVEEGADDDAYSYVRPLMTINPSAIKLGLPINLEYSANDTRQLAKELTDDQYHSSTIYTAWSHGYLPELINSVASQALGQKTSLTEDWSGGDFDSLYVLTLTWKDGKASLLSRVDKQDLNNGSKACPT, encoded by the coding sequence ATGAACCAGTCTGTTTGGATTAAACCTCGACTCAAGCCCTATGCCCTGGCGGCGATCCCGCTGCTCCTGGTTGCCGGCGCTGTGGCATTGGCGGTACACGCGGATGACGTCTTTGCCCGACCGGTGGACGGTGTGCAAACCCTGGTGTTTTTGCGCCATGCCGAAAAACCTGCCGATGGCCTCGGCCAGCTGACCTGCCAGGGGCTGAACCGGGCGATTGACCTGGCCACCCTGCTGCCGCAACGCTACGGCAAGGCTGACTACGTATTTGCCGCCAACCCTTCGCGCCAGGTCGAAGAAGGCGCCGACGATGACGCTTACAGCTATGTGCGCCCGCTGATGACCATCAACCCGAGCGCCATCAAGCTGGGCTTGCCGATCAACCTGGAGTACTCGGCCAACGACACCCGCCAACTGGCCAAGGAACTGACCGACGACCAGTACCACAGCTCAACCATCTACACCGCCTGGTCCCACGGCTACTTGCCGGAACTGATCAACAGCGTTGCCAGCCAGGCCCTGGGCCAGAAGACTTCGTTGACTGAAGACTGGTCCGGCGGCGACTTTGACTCGTTGTATGTGCTGACCCTGACCTGGAAAGACGGCAAGGCCAGCCTGCTCAGCCGCGTCGACAAACAAGACCTGAACAATGGCTCCAAGGCGTGCCCGACCTGA
- a CDS encoding YoaK family protein, whose amino-acid sequence MLPAPLRKPSNPVHVRVRAWRGRVGLAMVASLSVLAGMTDAIGFLATGDFVSFMSGNTTRLAVAIGDGDLGMAVRLLFAVLAFIVGNALGVLLGRWGGRRALPLMLVIAGLLCASALLPFASQVPALLAAIVAMGMLNAAVEQVNGLPVGLTYVTGALSRFGRGLGRWLLGERRSGWRVQLVPWTGMLLGAVLGAVLEAQFGLRAMLFSAGLAAVLGLVSLRIPRRWQRDYMPR is encoded by the coding sequence ATGCTTCCAGCGCCACTGCGAAAACCGAGCAACCCCGTGCATGTGCGAGTGCGAGCCTGGCGCGGCCGGGTAGGGCTGGCGATGGTGGCCAGCCTGTCGGTACTGGCGGGCATGACTGATGCCATCGGCTTTCTGGCCACCGGTGATTTTGTTTCATTTATGAGTGGCAATACCACGCGCCTGGCAGTGGCCATCGGTGATGGTGACCTGGGTATGGCGGTGCGCCTGCTGTTTGCGGTGCTGGCGTTTATTGTCGGCAATGCCCTGGGGGTGTTGCTGGGGCGTTGGGGCGGGCGACGGGCCTTGCCGCTGATGCTGGTGATTGCCGGCTTGTTGTGTGCATCGGCCCTGCTGCCGTTCGCCAGCCAGGTCCCGGCTTTGCTGGCGGCAATCGTGGCAATGGGCATGCTCAATGCGGCGGTGGAACAGGTCAATGGCCTGCCGGTGGGCCTGACCTATGTGACCGGGGCGTTGTCGCGTTTTGGCCGCGGCCTGGGCCGCTGGTTGCTGGGTGAGCGCCGCAGTGGCTGGCGTGTGCAGCTGGTGCCCTGGACCGGGATGTTGCTGGGGGCAGTGTTGGGCGCGGTGCTGGAGGCGCAGTTCGGCCTCAGGGCCATGTTGTTCAGCGCCGGTTTGGCGGCTGTTTTGGGGCTAGTGTCGTTGCGCATTCCGCGACGTTGGCAACGCGATTACATGCCGCGTTAA